One window of Mucilaginibacter inviolabilis genomic DNA carries:
- a CDS encoding DUF5655 domain-containing protein, giving the protein MTWICPICNREFANTNQVHSCRERNLSDFLQGKSEHTVELFDHFITEYLQIAPIKVYPTKSMIAIGTRVNFAYVTQLGKNFIDVVLPFQEIYEDNLCFTKIKTVPGTSNHNHYFRMYYKEDLNNEVRKYMKMAWEKKL; this is encoded by the coding sequence ATGACGTGGATATGCCCCATATGTAACCGCGAATTTGCCAATACCAATCAGGTACATTCCTGCCGCGAACGTAATCTGAGCGATTTTTTGCAGGGGAAGTCGGAACACACGGTGGAGCTATTTGATCATTTTATTACCGAATATCTGCAAATAGCGCCCATCAAAGTTTATCCTACCAAAAGTATGATCGCTATAGGTACCCGTGTAAACTTTGCCTATGTTACCCAGCTAGGTAAAAATTTTATTGATGTGGTGCTTCCCTTTCAGGAGATATATGAAGACAACTTATGCTTTACCAAAATAAAAACGGTACCGGGCACCAGTAATCATAACCATTACTTCAGGATGTATTATAAAGAGGACCTGAACAACGAGGTCAGGAAATACATGAAAATGGCCTGGGAGAAGAAGTTGTGA
- a CDS encoding phosphatase PAP2 family protein has translation MKKKLYLTFWALLFTTGLFAQGLDLNLLKDINGPVSGGDKTWRFITKKAIYVDAAVPVGFLVAGFVNHDDDLKITGLQAGASLIVAGGSTYVLKKIFNRTRPFIAHPDLITLKESPGPTDPSFPSGHTAFAFSAATSLSLAIPKWYVIAPSFLYAGAVGYSRMYLGVHYPSDVVAGAIVGAGSAYLSFKAQQWILGKKKLKTYPE, from the coding sequence GTGAAAAAGAAATTATATTTAACGTTTTGGGCATTACTTTTTACCACCGGTTTATTTGCCCAGGGGCTTGATCTTAACCTCCTGAAAGATATCAATGGCCCTGTTAGCGGTGGCGATAAAACCTGGAGATTTATTACCAAAAAAGCTATTTATGTTGATGCTGCGGTACCTGTTGGTTTCCTGGTAGCTGGTTTTGTAAATCATGACGATGATCTTAAGATCACAGGTTTACAGGCTGGGGCATCCCTGATTGTTGCCGGCGGCTCTACTTATGTGTTAAAAAAGATATTTAACCGTACCCGCCCATTTATTGCGCATCCCGATCTGATAACACTGAAAGAATCTCCCGGGCCTACAGATCCTTCTTTTCCGTCGGGGCATACCGCATTTGCTTTTTCGGCAGCTACTTCCTTAAGTTTGGCTATACCTAAGTGGTATGTGATAGCGCCTTCATTTTTATATGCCGGTGCGGTAGGTTATTCGCGGATGTACCTGGGGGTGCACTATCCGAGTGATGTGGTAGCTGGTGCAATTGTTGGCGCGGGCTCTGCTTACCTGAGCTTTAAAGCACAGCAATGGATCCTGGGTAAAAAGAAACTTAAAACGTATCCGGAGTAA
- a CDS encoding KUP/HAK/KT family potassium transporter: MSNHKDLQKLTAAGLLISLGIIYGDIGTSPLYVFKAIVGQQQISETLVLGGVSLIFWTLTLQTTLKYVVITLRADNKGEGGIFSLFSLVRRKAKWLIVPAVVGGCALLADGIITPPITISSAIEGLQTYYPRLPTVEIVMAIITVLFVIQQFGTSLVGKAFGPIMFIWFTMMGVLGISYIIHDPIVIRALNPYYAYKLLSSSTSGNAFIVLGAVFLCTTGAEALYSDLGHCGKANIRISWIYVKTCLILNYLGQAVWLLQRNGTAMDLNINNPFYKIMPGWFLLYGIGIATVAAIIASQALISGSFTLIAEAVRLNLWPKVRINYPSEQKGQLYVPSVNWILWAGCLGVVLIFRHSDRMEAAYGLSITVAMLMTTILVSKFLKRKKVPNYIITVFLIVYVSIEGTFLAGNLHKFLDGGWFTLSIGFMLFTVMWTWHTARKIRNRYVKFVGIDDYFDILKELSADETVPKYASQLVYLTSANFNSEIESKIVYSILQKQPKRADVYWLVHVDVVDEPYKREYEVEFLVPNKLIRIDFKLGFRVEQQINLLFRKVVEDLVKKGEVDITSHYKSLNKHKIVGDFRFVVIEKVLSRSHSLSFYERFIMDFYVQLKKVSLSEERGFGLDLSFVTVEKVPLMLSIPEAIEIHRVN; this comes from the coding sequence GTGTCGAACCATAAAGATCTGCAAAAACTGACGGCCGCAGGCCTGCTCATCAGTTTAGGAATAATTTACGGTGATATTGGTACCTCTCCATTATACGTATTTAAGGCTATAGTTGGTCAGCAACAAATTTCCGAAACATTAGTACTTGGTGGTGTATCCCTCATTTTCTGGACACTTACCCTGCAAACTACATTGAAATATGTAGTAATCACCCTGCGTGCCGATAACAAAGGCGAAGGTGGCATTTTCTCACTTTTTTCGCTGGTGCGCCGTAAAGCCAAATGGCTTATTGTACCTGCTGTGGTAGGTGGCTGCGCACTGCTTGCCGACGGTATCATTACGCCGCCTATTACCATATCATCGGCCATTGAGGGTTTGCAAACCTATTACCCCCGTTTGCCAACGGTTGAAATTGTAATGGCCATCATCACCGTGCTTTTTGTAATACAACAGTTCGGTACATCATTGGTAGGTAAGGCTTTTGGCCCTATCATGTTTATTTGGTTTACCATGATGGGCGTACTGGGGATAAGTTATATCATCCATGATCCTATTGTAATAAGGGCTTTAAACCCGTATTATGCCTATAAATTATTAAGCTCCAGCACCAGCGGTAACGCGTTTATTGTATTAGGTGCAGTGTTTTTATGTACCACCGGAGCCGAGGCTTTATATTCTGATCTGGGACACTGCGGTAAAGCCAACATCCGTATCAGCTGGATATATGTTAAAACCTGTTTGATATTAAATTACCTGGGGCAGGCCGTTTGGCTATTGCAGCGTAATGGCACCGCAATGGATCTTAATATTAATAATCCGTTTTATAAGATAATGCCGGGTTGGTTTCTGCTGTATGGTATTGGTATAGCCACTGTGGCCGCTATTATTGCCAGCCAGGCCCTGATATCAGGTTCGTTCACGCTGATAGCCGAGGCTGTAAGACTTAACCTATGGCCCAAGGTGCGTATCAATTACCCATCGGAACAAAAAGGCCAGTTGTATGTGCCCAGCGTAAACTGGATACTTTGGGCAGGCTGTTTAGGAGTGGTGCTCATATTCCGTCATTCTGATAGGATGGAGGCTGCCTATGGTTTAAGTATCACGGTGGCCATGCTCATGACCACTATACTGGTATCCAAATTTCTGAAGCGTAAAAAGGTACCCAACTATATCATTACAGTGTTTTTGATTGTTTACGTGTCTATCGAGGGAACTTTCCTGGCGGGTAACTTACATAAGTTTTTGGATGGTGGCTGGTTTACCTTATCTATAGGCTTTATGCTGTTTACCGTAATGTGGACCTGGCATACTGCCCGCAAGATCAGGAACCGTTATGTGAAGTTTGTAGGTATTGACGATTACTTTGATATCCTGAAAGAATTAAGTGCCGATGAAACCGTACCTAAATACGCGTCGCAACTGGTGTATTTAACCAGTGCCAATTTTAATTCTGAAATTGAATCGAAAATAGTTTACTCCATATTACAAAAACAGCCTAAACGCGCCGACGTTTACTGGCTGGTGCACGTTGACGTTGTGGATGAACCTTACAAACGTGAATACGAAGTAGAGTTCCTGGTGCCTAATAAGCTTATCAGGATCGACTTTAAACTAGGTTTCCGGGTAGAGCAACAGATCAACCTGCTGTTCCGCAAAGTGGTGGAAGATCTGGTTAAAAAAGGCGAGGTGGATATTACCAGTCATTATAAATCACTGAACAAACATAAAATCGTTGGCGATTTCAGGTTTGTGGTGATTGAGAAGGTATTGTCACGCTCACATAGCCTGTCGTTCTACGAACGGTTTATCATGGATTTTTATGTACAGCTTAAAAAGGTGAGTTTGTCTGAAGAGCGGGGCTTTGGTCTGGACCTGAGCTTTGTTACCGTAGAGAAAGTTCCGTTAATGCTGTCGATCCCTGAAGCTATAGAGATACACCGGGTGAATTAG
- a CDS encoding T9SS type A sorting domain-containing protein, which yields MAVFMNFAFVSDAKPTHTKNDTTYLRVSKGKGSKPSYLKNGLHLVLPPLKPAVTSSVKVSVSHPDDKLLNDVQVYPNPVTDQINLKYTISRNSNITIKIMDVLGNDITTMFSSRVDSGDHNINYPIANKLTRGFYFVRVVAGTESVIKRISVL from the coding sequence ATGGCAGTTTTTATGAACTTTGCCTTTGTCTCCGATGCCAAGCCTACTCATACCAAAAACGATACTACTTATCTGCGTGTTTCAAAAGGTAAAGGCTCTAAACCCTCTTATTTAAAAAATGGCCTGCACCTGGTATTGCCGCCATTAAAACCAGCCGTAACCTCAAGCGTAAAGGTTAGCGTATCGCACCCGGATGATAAATTATTGAATGATGTCCAGGTATACCCTAACCCGGTTACCGATCAGATCAATTTAAAATATACCATATCTCGTAATAGCAACATCACTATTAAAATAATGGATGTGTTGGGTAATGATATTACCACCATGTTTTCGTCAAGGGTTGATTCCGGCGATCATAACATCAACTATCCTATAGCCAACAAACTTACCCGCGGCTTTTACTTTGTACGCGTTGTAGCCGGTACCGAATCGGTTATCAAACGGATCTCAGTACTGTAA
- a CDS encoding fumarylacetoacetate hydrolase family protein: MKIIAIGRNYAEHAKELNNPVPTVPVIFMKPETAIIKDNKPFYHPDFSDDVHHEIEIVLKISKEGKHINEKFAAGYYEEIALGIDFTARDIQSKHKEKGLPWELAKAFDGSAPISAFVPKSKFAQIYDLNFKLDVNGETRQQGNTRDLLFPFENIIAFVSQYITLKKGDLIFTGTPPGVSKVKVGDRLEGYLENEKLLDFYVK; this comes from the coding sequence ATGAAGATAATTGCCATTGGCCGTAACTATGCCGAACACGCCAAAGAATTAAATAACCCTGTACCCACCGTTCCGGTTATTTTCATGAAGCCCGAAACGGCCATCATTAAGGATAACAAACCTTTTTATCATCCCGATTTTTCTGACGATGTACATCACGAGATCGAGATCGTTTTAAAAATAAGCAAGGAAGGCAAGCACATCAACGAGAAATTCGCGGCGGGTTATTATGAAGAAATTGCCCTGGGTATTGATTTTACCGCCCGCGATATACAGAGTAAGCATAAAGAAAAGGGCCTTCCCTGGGAACTGGCCAAAGCATTCGACGGCTCGGCGCCTATCAGTGCTTTTGTGCCTAAAAGCAAATTCGCCCAGATCTATGATCTGAATTTTAAACTGGATGTAAATGGCGAAACCCGGCAACAGGGCAATACCCGCGATCTGCTGTTCCCGTTCGAAAACATTATTGCCTTTGTTTCACAATACATCACCCTCAAAAAGGGCGACCTTATATTTACCGGCACCCCTCCGGGTGTATCAAAAGTAAAAGTTGGCGACAGACTGGAAGGATATTTAGAAAACGAAAAATTGCTTGACTTTTACGTGAAATAA
- a CDS encoding M23 family metallopeptidase → MIKKQLITAALCLVFNLGIQAQTPIQSRQYPQNYFRYPLDLPPTTAGSFGELRPSHFHSGLDFKTNQRTGYPVHAAADGYVSRVRVQFGGFGRAVYITHPNGYTTVYGHLEAFSPAIAALVKAYQYEHQTYEADFNLDAKKVPLQKGEVFAQSGNAGASAGPHVHFEIRDTQTEETINPQLFGLTIPDRVPPSITSIGIYHLNGNPFSEKTPKEFLAVTGATGTGSYRLLKPQVLHLSGYVGFGINTTDMNSASANHNGIYSLELKLDGQTVYTFTVERFAFDQTHAINAYIDYPAFESSRRWMQKCFILPGSHISLYPQSINRGIITFDDNALHDVEYVVKDVAGNVSTLKLKVQSEKFTPPAYKIAGTLFHFDKKSEFSTDKVKVSIMPGNLYDDLDFIYSVSPKPASGFSLVHHIHNRLTPIHDSYDLWIKPDADMGKYADKAVIVSTAGGCQGGYFQDGYVKSKVTAFGDYFIKIDTIPPVIHPLNILNGKNMAAAKSINFRMSDNLSGIKSYSGTIDNKWVLMEWDYKSKILSYTFSGEIAPGKHVFKLTVGDNKNNFSEFTADFYR, encoded by the coding sequence ATGATTAAAAAACAGCTGATTACCGCCGCGCTATGTCTTGTTTTTAATTTGGGCATACAGGCACAAACACCTATACAAAGCAGGCAATACCCGCAAAACTATTTTCGCTATCCGCTTGATCTGCCGCCAACAACGGCCGGTTCATTTGGCGAACTCAGACCGTCCCACTTTCATTCGGGGCTCGATTTTAAAACCAATCAGCGCACCGGCTACCCCGTACATGCCGCGGCCGATGGTTATGTGTCAAGGGTAAGGGTACAATTTGGTGGTTTTGGTCGCGCGGTTTACATTACCCATCCTAATGGCTATACCACCGTTTATGGTCACCTCGAAGCTTTTTCGCCGGCTATAGCTGCACTGGTAAAAGCTTATCAATATGAGCACCAAACCTACGAGGCCGATTTTAACCTTGATGCTAAAAAGGTACCGCTTCAAAAAGGCGAGGTATTTGCCCAATCTGGCAATGCAGGCGCATCGGCCGGACCGCATGTGCACTTCGAGATCAGGGATACCCAAACGGAAGAAACCATTAATCCGCAGCTGTTTGGTTTAACTATTCCAGACCGGGTTCCGCCATCCATCACTTCTATCGGTATCTACCACCTCAACGGCAATCCATTCAGCGAAAAAACACCCAAGGAGTTTCTGGCAGTAACTGGAGCCACAGGTACAGGCAGTTATCGTTTGTTAAAACCACAGGTATTGCACCTGAGTGGTTATGTGGGTTTTGGTATCAATACCACGGATATGAACAGCGCGTCGGCTAATCACAATGGTATTTATTCACTGGAGTTAAAGCTCGACGGTCAAACGGTGTACACTTTTACCGTAGAGCGTTTTGCCTTTGATCAAACCCATGCTATTAACGCCTATATTGATTACCCCGCTTTTGAATCATCGCGCCGCTGGATGCAGAAGTGTTTTATATTACCCGGAAGCCATATATCTCTTTACCCTCAATCCATCAACCGGGGCATCATCACTTTTGATGACAATGCCCTGCATGATGTGGAGTATGTTGTAAAAGATGTGGCAGGCAACGTATCTACCTTAAAGCTAAAAGTACAGTCCGAAAAATTCACTCCCCCCGCTTATAAAATAGCCGGTACGCTATTCCACTTTGATAAAAAGAGTGAGTTTAGTACCGATAAAGTGAAAGTGAGCATTATGCCCGGCAATTTATATGACGATCTGGATTTTATTTATTCCGTATCACCAAAACCGGCTTCCGGCTTTTCGCTGGTACACCATATCCATAATCGCCTTACACCTATTCATGATAGCTATGATCTTTGGATAAAACCTGATGCCGACATGGGTAAATATGCCGATAAAGCGGTTATCGTTAGTACTGCCGGAGGTTGCCAGGGCGGTTATTTTCAGGATGGCTACGTAAAATCAAAAGTGACCGCCTTTGGCGATTATTTTATCAAGATAGATACTATTCCACCAGTTATACACCCGCTTAACATCCTCAATGGCAAAAACATGGCTGCTGCTAAAAGTATTAATTTCCGGATGAGCGATAATTTGTCGGGCATTAAAAGCTATAGTGGCACTATCGACAATAAATGGGTTTTAATGGAGTGGGATTATAAAAGTAAAATACTAAGTTATACCTTTAGCGGCGAAATTGCTCCCGGTAAGCACGTATTTAAGCTTACAGTTGGCGACAATAAGAATAATTTTTCGGAATTTACAGCCGATTTTTACAGATAG
- the bcp gene encoding thioredoxin-dependent thiol peroxidase — protein MATLKEGDKAPDFTAKDQNGKTISLADYKGKNVILYFYPKDDTPGCTAESCNFRDNYQLLSKIGFEVIGVSTDDEKSHKKFETKYSLPFTLIADNEKQIVEAYGVWVEKNMYGKQYMGTARTTFLISADGIISKIIHKVDTQNASQQILDLIS, from the coding sequence ATGGCAACATTAAAAGAAGGCGATAAAGCCCCTGATTTTACGGCAAAGGACCAGAATGGTAAAACCATTTCGCTTGCCGATTACAAAGGAAAAAATGTGATCCTTTATTTTTATCCAAAAGATGATACCCCCGGTTGTACTGCCGAGTCATGCAACTTTAGGGATAACTATCAACTTTTATCAAAAATTGGCTTTGAAGTGATTGGTGTAAGCACCGACGATGAAAAATCACACAAAAAATTCGAAACCAAATATAGTCTTCCTTTTACCCTGATAGCCGATAACGAAAAACAAATTGTAGAAGCTTACGGTGTTTGGGTAGAGAAAAACATGTACGGCAAACAATACATGGGTACCGCGCGCACTACTTTCCTTATCAGTGCAGATGGTATCATCAGCAAAATAATTCATAAGGTTGATACGCAAAACGCTTCACAGCAAATACTCGACCTCATATCATAA
- a CDS encoding transketolase, producing MKPTIQELEKTASQIRRDIVRMVHACQSGHPGGSLGCTDYFTALYFSVMNHDPKFNMDAVGEDIFFLSNGHISPVFYSTLAHAGYFDKAELATFRKLNTRLQGHPTTHEHLPGVRIASGSLGQGLSVAIGAALTKKLNGDKSLVFTLHGDGELQEGQIWEAAMFAPHNKVDNLISTIDVNGQQIDGPTNLVLSLGDLHAKWEAFGWDVLEMKGNDMADVVKTLELAKSRTGQGKPIMILMHTEMGYGVDFMVGSHKWHGVAPNDEQLQLALGQLEETLGDY from the coding sequence ATGAAACCTACTATTCAAGAATTAGAAAAAACCGCGTCGCAAATCCGCCGCGACATTGTACGTATGGTACACGCCTGTCAATCGGGTCATCCGGGTGGCTCATTGGGCTGTACAGATTATTTTACCGCCCTTTACTTTTCGGTAATGAACCACGATCCGAAGTTTAATATGGATGCCGTAGGCGAGGATATTTTCTTTTTATCAAACGGGCACATTTCGCCTGTATTTTACAGCACCCTGGCACATGCCGGTTATTTTGACAAAGCCGAACTGGCTACCTTCCGCAAGCTGAACACCCGCTTGCAGGGGCACCCTACTACTCATGAGCATTTACCGGGCGTGCGTATCGCTTCGGGCTCATTGGGTCAGGGCTTATCAGTAGCTATCGGCGCCGCGCTTACCAAAAAACTAAACGGTGATAAATCATTAGTGTTTACCCTGCATGGTGATGGTGAATTACAGGAAGGACAAATATGGGAAGCCGCCATGTTTGCACCGCACAATAAGGTGGATAACCTGATATCGACCATCGATGTAAACGGTCAGCAGATTGACGGACCTACCAACCTGGTACTGTCACTGGGCGACCTGCATGCCAAATGGGAAGCCTTTGGCTGGGATGTACTGGAAATGAAAGGCAACGATATGGCCGATGTGGTAAAAACACTGGAACTGGCCAAAAGCCGTACCGGTCAGGGTAAACCGATCATGATACTGATGCATACCGAAATGGGCTACGGGGTTGATTTTATGGTGGGCAGCCACAAATGGCATGGTGTAGCACCAAACGACGAGCAGCTGCAACTGGCCCTCGGTCAACTGGAAGAAACACTGGGCGATTATTAG
- a CDS encoding transketolase family protein translates to MKKYTYTDKKDTRSGFGAGLLEAGRKNDQVVALCADLIGSLKMNDFIKEFPERFVQVGIAEANMMGIAAGMTIGGKIPFTGTFANFSTGRVYDQIRQSIAYSNKNVKICASHAGLTLGEDGATHQILEDIGLMKMLPGMTVINTCDYNQTKAATLAIAEHDGPVYLRFGRPVVPIFTDPDQKFEIGKAWMVNEGADVSIFATGHLVWQAILAGEILAEEGIDAEIINIHTIKPLDAEAVLKSVAKTGCVVTAEEHNRLGGLGDSIAQVLATHNPTPQEYVAVNDSFGESGTPEQLMTKYGLDAEHIVLAAKKVMKRKQNAVISI, encoded by the coding sequence ATGAAAAAATACACTTACACAGATAAAAAAGATACCCGCTCGGGCTTTGGCGCCGGGCTGCTGGAAGCCGGCAGAAAAAACGACCAGGTAGTGGCCCTTTGCGCTGACCTGATCGGATCATTAAAAATGAATGATTTCATTAAGGAATTTCCTGAACGTTTTGTACAGGTAGGCATTGCCGAAGCTAACATGATGGGCATTGCCGCCGGTATGACCATTGGCGGTAAAATTCCGTTCACAGGCACTTTCGCCAACTTTTCAACCGGCAGGGTTTATGACCAGATTCGCCAGTCGATAGCTTACTCTAACAAAAACGTAAAAATTTGTGCCTCACACGCAGGTTTAACCTTGGGTGAAGATGGCGCAACCCACCAGATCCTGGAAGATATCGGTCTGATGAAAATGTTACCGGGTATGACCGTGATCAACACCTGCGATTATAACCAAACCAAAGCCGCTACCCTGGCCATTGCCGAGCATGACGGCCCGGTTTACCTGCGTTTCGGTCGCCCGGTGGTACCTATTTTTACCGATCCGGATCAAAAATTTGAGATTGGCAAGGCCTGGATGGTGAATGAAGGCGCAGATGTAAGTATATTTGCCACCGGTCACCTGGTATGGCAAGCCATATTAGCCGGCGAAATACTGGCTGAGGAAGGTATTGATGCCGAGATCATTAACATACATACCATAAAACCTTTGGATGCAGAAGCCGTATTAAAGTCGGTAGCCAAAACAGGTTGTGTGGTTACTGCCGAAGAGCATAACCGCCTGGGTGGTTTGGGCGACAGCATTGCACAGGTGCTGGCAACACATAACCCAACACCACAGGAGTATGTAGCCGTTAATGACAGCTTTGGCGAAAGCGGTACACCAGAGCAACTGATGACCAAGTATGGCCTTGATGCTGAGCATATTGTATTGGCGGCAAAAAAGGTAATGAAAAGAAAACAAAATGCGGTAATTAGCATTTAA
- a CDS encoding RNA polymerase sigma factor: MSLQVEDSEILSKFQDEKTRNEAFNLLLKKYQQKIYWHIRRMVVDHDDADDLVQDVFIKVWKNLMGFRNDAQLYTWMYRIASNECITFLNKKKQKNNIPLDDVAYELADSLADSTYFNGDQAQRKLQEALLTLPEKQRLVFNMKYYDDMKYEEISDVLGTSVGALKASFHLAVKKIEAFLLSRD, encoded by the coding sequence ATGTCGTTGCAGGTTGAAGATTCAGAGATTTTAAGTAAGTTCCAGGACGAAAAAACACGTAACGAAGCGTTTAACCTGTTATTGAAAAAATACCAGCAAAAAATTTACTGGCACATACGCCGCATGGTTGTTGACCATGACGATGCGGATGATCTGGTGCAAGATGTTTTTATTAAGGTTTGGAAAAACCTGATGGGTTTTAGAAACGACGCGCAACTATATACCTGGATGTATAGGATAGCATCCAACGAGTGTATTACTTTTTTGAACAAGAAAAAACAAAAAAACAATATACCGTTGGATGATGTAGCCTATGAATTGGCTGATTCACTGGCCGATTCAACCTATTTTAATGGCGATCAGGCACAGCGCAAATTGCAGGAAGCATTGTTAACCCTGCCCGAAAAACAACGCCTGGTTTTCAACATGAAGTATTATGATGATATGAAATATGAGGAAATATCAGATGTTTTGGGCACAAGTGTAGGCGCCTTAAAGGCATCTTTTCACCTGGCTGTCAAGAAGATAGAGGCGTTTTTATTGTCGAGAGATTAA
- a CDS encoding aspartate aminotransferase family protein, translated as MPTLRQLFLANNAQTTNFPLLLEFERAEGVYMYDTAGKAHTDLISGIGVSSLGHGNPKVIAAIKHQVDQYMHLMVYGEYVQTPQVRFAEKLVSLLPQNLQSVYFTNSGAEAVEGALKLAKRYTGRQQIIACHNSYHGSTQGALSVMGNEEFKQAYRPLLPGVSFIRFNEIDDLQLITHQTACVIIETVQGEAGIRVPDATYMQALRKRCDETGTLLILDEIQAAFGRTGKLFAFEHFGIVPDILLLAKALGGGMPVGAFISSNTIMGALKENPILGHITTFGGHPVCCAAGLAALEVLLEENLVPGVAEKEALFRKLLVHPAIKQIRGKGLMLAVELDSFDLNKKIIDRCIEHGIIIDWFLHCSNSMRIAPPLIITPAQIEHACGVILEAIEYYTAG; from the coding sequence ATGCCTACTCTTCGCCAACTCTTTTTAGCCAATAATGCGCAAACCACCAATTTTCCGCTATTACTGGAGTTTGAGCGGGCCGAAGGTGTGTACATGTATGATACCGCAGGCAAAGCCCATACCGACCTCATATCGGGCATAGGTGTAAGCAGCCTGGGACATGGTAATCCCAAAGTTATAGCGGCCATCAAACACCAGGTTGACCAATACATGCACCTAATGGTTTATGGCGAATATGTACAAACCCCGCAAGTTCGTTTTGCCGAAAAATTAGTATCTCTGCTGCCCCAAAACCTACAGTCGGTATATTTTACCAACTCTGGCGCCGAAGCCGTGGAGGGGGCTTTAAAATTAGCCAAACGCTATACCGGGCGTCAGCAGATCATCGCTTGTCATAACTCCTATCATGGCAGTACCCAGGGTGCTTTAAGTGTAATGGGTAACGAAGAATTTAAACAGGCTTACCGCCCGCTGTTACCCGGCGTAAGTTTTATCCGGTTTAATGAGATAGACGATCTGCAACTCATCACCCATCAAACCGCCTGCGTCATTATCGAAACCGTACAGGGCGAAGCAGGTATCCGCGTACCGGATGCAACTTATATGCAGGCCCTGCGCAAGCGCTGTGATGAAACCGGCACATTACTGATACTGGATGAGATACAAGCCGCTTTTGGTCGCACAGGCAAACTTTTCGCTTTTGAACATTTTGGCATTGTACCCGATATCTTACTGCTGGCCAAAGCGCTGGGCGGCGGCATGCCTGTAGGCGCTTTCATCTCCTCTAATACTATTATGGGCGCGCTCAAGGAAAATCCCATCCTGGGCCATATTACCACCTTTGGCGGGCACCCTGTATGCTGTGCCGCAGGATTGGCCGCATTGGAAGTCTTACTGGAGGAAAACCTGGTACCCGGAGTAGCCGAAAAAGAAGCTTTGTTCCGCAAGCTGCTGGTTCATCCTGCTATTAAACAAATACGTGGCAAAGGACTAATGCTGGCCGTTGAACTGGACAGTTTTGACCTGAATAAAAAAATAATTGACCGCTGCATTGAGCACGGTATTATCATCGACTGGTTCCTCCATTGCAGCAACTCCATGCGCATAGCCCCTCCGCTTATTATTACACCCGCCCAAATTGAACATGCCTGTGGGGTGATACTGGAGGCAATTGAGTATTATACTGCAGGTTAA